GAAACGTGAAAAAGGGGGAGAAGAAACTGCTTTAGTGAAGCAAGATAAATCTTAATGCACAAGAGATATCTACAACCGTCTTTTGTTAAACCAGCAATCAAGTGGAGAAAAGACATCATCTCCAAACCTGTTATGCCATCTGGATCCTTCCCATTTACAATATTCTTTAGCTTGTCACAAACCATCTTGTGTAGAGAGACAGGTGTCTGTTGAtggaaaggagaaaaggtggTTAAAGTCACAATAATGTCCTGATTGCTGAGTTTATGGCTGTTTGAGTCACAGTCTGATCTGTTTTGGACACAAACAAGTTACTGTAGGAGCACTCACTTTGAAGAGATCACAGTGGTTGTCCATCATGAACAGAACCATTAAGTCCACCTTTCCTTTGGAGAGCTTTCTGCTGTAAACAATAGCGCTTGAAAAAGACCGCTTCACCGCCATTCTGTTCTCGATCTGTAAAATACATTTACTGGTCAGTGACGTTCAAACGCAGGCAATCCCGCCTCGcgcaaacaaaacacacaagaaCTGACCTCTTTGTGCAGTTTCACCTCTTGAGGTTTGGCTGCAATGGCCATGAATCTCAGAAGCTTACGTAGCTCCTCTCGGCTGCGAGTGTCCTGCAGCCTCAGACTCAGCTGCAGCGCCTCCAAAGCTTGCTCCAGCTTCCCATTCACTGAGAATAAACCAAATCAGAGAGAAAATCACTCTTGAAATGTTCATTCAGACTAAAATCattagaaatgtgtttaaagtgGACTTATTATTTGATCATTTCCAGCCATCGTATATCTTATTTTAATATTTGGTACTTTTGGAATAGCACTGCACCCAATACAACTCCAAAAGGCCATCATTATTTCAGActgacaaagacaaagcaataCTTAGGAAAATTAGAGAATTCTGCCACAGATAAAATCACCTGGGTTAAATATCCTCTTACTGATAATACTTTTGTAGGAACTGCTCTGCTTGAAGGCCATGAGCTTATAATGAAATTCTGCTCTATGTTATGTAGGAAAGAGCCAGTGATACTGCATTGTTCTCACAATTTAAGGTGCAAATCTGCAAATCCCGTCTCTTGCATGCTCTGCtatgacatacaggactgtgtcagaaaattagaatattgtgataaagtcctttattttctgtaatgcaaaaatgtcatacattctggattcattacaaatcaactgaaatattgcaagccttttattattttaatattgctgatcatggattacagtttaagaaaactcaaatatcctatctcaaaaaatttgaatattctgtgaatcttaatcttaaactgtaaactgtaagccaaagaactttatcaccatattcaaattttctgagacagtcctgtacacctCATCTTTTGAGCTTGTTACCAAAACACCATAGATAAGTCAGAAAAACACAGAAGAGGGAAATTATAGCCCCTTAAAATAAACAATAGAAGCATCTTAGAATTTGATTTTACTGCAAATTTGACCAAGTATACAAGAAGATTCAGCCGTTTCTCTCCTTACCCAATAGTTCTGAGATCCCCGAATGGATATCAAAAACGTGGTTGGTGAGCAGAGGTGGCTGTTGTGTGCGTCCATAATGTTTGGCCAAGACTTGGTACAGATGCCCTTTACACCGGGGTAGGTCGTCTGCACAGGCAGCCAGGCCCCGACTGACCTCCACAACCAGCTCATCGGGCAAAAACTCCAGACAGTCCACCGCCCCAGACATCCACTCATCAGCCCTGAGGGAGGCGGAAGTGAAACCACTGTTTTAGATATGCAAATGATGAAAGAGGTCCAAATGGCTGGGAATTACAACAATGGATACTTAAGTTCTGAGGAATTCCCCTCAAATCTACTTAACTCAGTGATTTAAATTCAATCGAAAGTCAACATGACGATGGATCAGTTAGAAACCAAGcattttattatgcttattaaCTTAAGTAGAACCCTGATTGCCATCATCAAGTTAGAGATCATGATTAAAAAATCCAGTcgagcaaatgaaggcaaaatagTAGCAAGTACGCGAAGTCCTGAAACTCCTGGATTATAGTAACTACAGGTTATTATTGGATGCATGCATTGGGTCAAATGAATGGTGAAATAGACACTACGATTGGTAACAGACTTTTTAGTTTAATTTTTGGGGAATTTCACTAAAATTTGGGATGAATCCTATTCTGATCAGTATGTATGTCTTTGAGgttgatttatttaaaaaaaagtttgtcacCATTAAAACAATGTATTAATACCCTTTGTCACTTGCTTGTaaaattttctttaaaaaaaataaccttTAATCAGGTGAAAATAGACTGAAATTCAATattttgtatgtgtgtgaatgatTTTCCGTCATTTATGTCCATATGCTCTTTAAAAGCAGATTAACACAGATTTATGTAATGAAATCAGAGTACTAGAGGACTCACTGGGCTTCACTGAAGGCCTTAAGAACCTCTCTGTCCAGGTAACTTGACGTGAACAACAGATCTGGCTCACTGTCCACGTCACGCAGGGTTGAGCGCGACGCCTCCTCAGCTTCTAACAACGTCTCCAGCAGGGGAAGCTCTATGAGCTGCAGCAACCTGGACACGGCCTGCTGGTGCCACACCTCATACAAAACTGTGAAACACAGAAGAGTTACAACCAGACATTTACTGCACGAAAACATTCAGTCTGGGTCGTAAGAAAGCAACTCACGCTCTCGCGAGAGGCCGAGGCTGATCATCTGAGGACTGATGGTGGAGCTGAGGTTCAGGTTTCCCAATATGTCTTCTAGTAGTTTGAGTTTTTTTACAGGGGAGTGGGTGGTATATGTTGGAAAAGCTTGCCTGAAAAGAAGCATAATGAGACCAATCAATGGAGATGTTTGACGGAAACAAAGATTACACATTTTCCCAATATGTGCAATatttaacacaaaaaaacactctgATGTGAGTTTGTATTTACCATATGTCTAAAACTTtataacaatttttgttttgtgttttgatcattattaaatataacaaaaagtagttttttttgttttttttttatagtgacAGACATCACCATAAAATCCCAAATAGTCACGCTGTACATAAAACAATCAATACTTGGACATGGATTCTGAAAAACGTTTGGTATCCCTCAGATCCCATTTGGAGGTCATAATAACACCAGATCAGaaagataatttaaaaaaacagttaaagGACACTCGAAAGAAGCTAATGcaagttagtttagtttagcttAGCAGAACTACAGGACCCTTATATGCACCTCAGAAGCTATCGGATAAAACTGACATGAAAAATGTTGCacctataaatacacacacacacatatatatatatatatatatatatatatatatatatatatatatatatatatatatatatatatatatatatatatatatatatatatatatatatatatatagttcagatggggaaaaaaagaaaaaaatatgattttgtttttgccttttccgATTCAATTTTGAAATCCCTAAATGTCGTACGTTTTTACTTCCCCTCTTGTCTCGTTGGGTTTTCTGCCTCGCCTTTGTCCACTTTgctcagtttaaaaaaacatgCAACCTGCTTTTGCAATTTTCCAGCTGCCAGTTTTTTCCTCTCACAGTTTGAGAGAATAATTCCATATTTTTCTTACTTTACATCTCACagtaaggtaaaaaaaaaaaaaagggagagatACAGAGGTGTTGTTTTATTTCCATTCAAGTTAATAAACATGGAGTGCCCACGCCTGTCGGAGTGAACCAAGGGGTTGTTTATGAGAAGGACAGGTGGTGTCTTTGCATCATGCCACCAGCCCAGCCAAagagaaatgaaaataaagccGGTCAAGTGTTAAGCTAGAAAAGGAccctgcattcattttcaaggtGAAGGTTGTTTTCATAGCCATCCTCAACAGACATGGttggtatattttttttatcattgctGTCCCTCCCTCTAACAACTTTATACTCTGGATCAAACATTTATGGCTGGATTTCAAGACCGGTCATTGTTAAAAAGAGGAGTGATCTTTCAGTTTTGCTGCTCAGTTTGAAGCTGTGTTCTGTTTCTGTCTATGCTCAACTGAGCTATTTGTGCATAATATTCAGTCCAGTTTTCCCAGTGATGAAGATACTGAGACTTTCTGTGAGATGCTATCATGTGGTGACTGTGGGAAGAAGCTGAATCAGAACTGTGCTAGATTAAATGGAGACTCTCAGCTATTAATGACTGATAATTAGCACATGCAAATCAACCCAGTCTAAAGTTTGTGACTCCGACTGTGTCTGTCTCCGATGTTCTATGCAACTTAAGTctaattttttgtttattttgcatcTAACAATGGTTGTTTGGTGTCTCTTTAAAGTCATTTTGGCATATTTGTGTTTGCTTGTATTTGATTTTGTTCATTTTACATGTCGTTGCAACTTTAATGCATCTAATTGTGGtcactttttttgggggggggggggtgtattgtttggttgtatttcttATTGATGTCAAATTTTGAACCTTTTCTGTCTCATCTCATCTCTGTTTGTTTATAGTTATTTTTCTTATCTTGCTGCTGTTAATGCCTCTTATATATTGGCTGCACTGTGTCTCTTCTGTTTAAGGTCATTTCCATctcttttgaatttaattttgtttggcTTTGTGTCTTTCTGACATCAGACCAGGAACTCCCCTGGCCTGATGCATTGGGCCGCATATCGGGTTCCCTGTAGGTGCTTTCCCTCCATCACCTACGTATGTTTTATCCGTCCTTTTTTTCGCACACTGGGAAAATAATTTAGCTAAGAAATGATCAGTTGAAACCGAAAATGGTCCTgaaatatttcattttatgCCTCATTAAAGCAGCAAATCTAAAGCCATGCTGGATTTAGGATTAGCTCCAGCTATCAAGAAAAGGGAGAACAAAGCACATCCAGACTAAGATCAGAGGATGTCGTGGCACCGGTCTTTTACCTTTCACATGAAACGGCGTTGCTCCGGTTCATGCTGGGTGAGTCGTAGCCGCTCTCAATGGTACTGGTGGAATGAGAGTTGGTGGTAATCAGTATCGTTGAGGTGCTGGTGTTTGGATTCAAGAACCTGTACAAGCTGCAACTGCTGTCCTCAAACGCCTCTCTCTTCTTTTCCTTCCCAAATACCTTGACCCCCACTGGCTCAAAAACCTTTGAGTCCATGAGAGCCTGACAGAGGCGGACAGCCTTGTAGCGGGGCACCGCTTCATCACCGAAGAAGCGGTTAAGGGTGATGTGTGTCAACACCACATCCACTGCGTCTGATCCCAGGAAACAGTCATCGTAGGACTTCAGGTTGTGGCGCCGGCGCTTTACCTCTACATGAGTGTGAAGATTGGAAATGATGCTGGTCCAGATATAGGTGGCCCGGAAAGGTTTTCCAGCCATGCCTTGGTCTGATGGATGgacaggacaaaagagagacatTCTGAGATGTAGAGGTGGTAAACTTTGTGTTCCATTAAGAAaggaagtgtaaaaaaaaacacacaaaaaacaccaACTTGGTCACATTTTTTGAAACACTAATTCCTCTGAAATCCATTTTTTGAAGACagtcaaccctaaccctaaccgtaACCCTAAACCTTATGTAAAACCTGGCAATGGGCCAAAATTAACCTGTTACTTCTCCTACACCTTGGTTTAGTACATAACCCTAGTAAAACTCTTGTTACTTCCacaactttaaaggagcttgaggcaggatttatgaaaaaaatgtgtatacgttttaagttttctagtaataatgtcagatgaagcgttccaaaccaaaaagaatgagccctctagtgtatctctcctttgccttgaacaggctgtgtgctgcaaaatgtgctgcaattccgggcccgaatttcccgcgctgggctgcggatgtgacgtcaaatgacgctgcatgcacgttctctcgtgccggcttcgctgttggctgcagtacccccgacggccgtcgtggcgaagggtggcgctagagagtctcatttcttagaggagcctcatgctcctttaagggaggttcccatatttttacaaccatTCCTTCGTAGTGCATAGGGCGCATTGCCTTTGTTCCCCTTTAACTGCCCAGTTGTCGGATGAGGCAGGGGGTTCATCCAGATATCTTCATTCACCTAACTCTAACCCTTTTGAAACACTAACTCTTCTGAAATCCATTTTTTCAAGACACGCCACCCTAACCCTATCCCTAAACCTAACattaacccaaaccctaaccgtTGACCGTCTCAGTTTAATCTATTGTTTGAACAGTTTTCCAGAAAAATCAAGTAACTGCACTCCCTTTTCTCTTTACCACccacccacaaacacacacattcacacaaatgtagacacacacacacacacacactccttgtCCTTTTGTCCTTTGTGTAATGCCTCGTAAGCAGACTTTGTGTTGAAGTTACATTAGTGCCCAGAATCAAGGCAGGTTAAGTCACTTtaacaaaaaagcaacaaagaaaagtaaaatcaaTTCTAACTCACGGATGATTAACACTGAAGACTGAAATATATAAGTCAGACTATAAGAAAGAATGTGAAGCTGAGAGCAATCCTTCCACACAGCCCACTACACTCAATCAGAAATGCAGGAAACGGAGACAATCATCACATTGTAAGCGCCGTCTCACAAGAGACACTGGTAGATCCTTCTGCTGCGGTGCTGTTAACATATGCTCACAAATCAGTGATCCAACACTGGCTTGTTCAACATCCAATCATGCCTTTTAGCAACACATGTTTGATGGCTCTGTACAGATGGAAGAAGACTTATGTCATCCACCTCAAACCAGACCGAGTGGGACTCGACTAAAGAAATAATAGCCGGCATCAGTGAGATGCTCTTGTGGCTTTCATCTCACAACAGGAAGCATTTAAAGCCCGCTGAGCAAATGTTGGGAGAGGACCTGAAAGCcagggaccataaatcagcatctGACAAAAGCAGCCAGACTCCATGTTATCATAAACGCAACATGACAAACGCAATTACGTACCCATCTGTAACACTTCAAGACAACAAAAAAGCATCCTGAAATAGTGCAGCCCCAAGGAGATGCTCCCTTCAAACGCTACAACGGCTCACTGAGAACAGAAGAAGGTGATCAGGGTTGATCTGTTGATTAATGAGATAAATCTATCTGCGTGTGACTTCAGGCGAGTAGAATCTGCCCTGAGATGTGGATTTGCATATTAGGAAAGACCAACTGGGCTTTGGCAGCTGTTCAAGGAAGAACAATCTGCAGTTTGCATGTATGACAGGGATCCTGGGAAATATCATTTTAATAATCTTATTATGCAATGAATAGCATTTAGGTTGGAAAAACAATTTGAAGCAACTATGAAAAGTGCTAAACAGTATTTAAAACTATGGTTAGAACAACCAGATAAGGAAAAACTACATTATCAAAATGAGATACTTAATTTACAGTTAATCCAG
This genomic interval from Cololabis saira isolate AMF1-May2022 chromosome 2, fColSai1.1, whole genome shotgun sequence contains the following:
- the depdc7a gene encoding DEP domain-containing protein 7; the encoded protein is MHQTRDQGMAGKPFRATYIWTSIISNLHTHVEVKRRRHNLKSYDDCFLGSDAVDVVLTHITLNRFFGDEAVPRYKAVRLCQALMDSKVFEPVGVKVFGKEKKREAFEDSSCSLYRFLNPNTSTSTILITTNSHSTSTIESGYDSPSMNRSNAVSCERQAFPTYTTHSPVKKLKLLEDILGNLNLSSTISPQMISLGLSRELLYEVWHQQAVSRLLQLIELPLLETLLEAEEASRSTLRDVDSEPDLLFTSSYLDREVLKAFSEAQADEWMSGAVDCLEFLPDELVVEVSRGLAACADDLPRCKGHLYQVLAKHYGRTQQPPLLTNHVFDIHSGISELLVNGKLEQALEALQLSLRLQDTRSREELRKLLRFMAIAAKPQEVKLHKEIENRMAVKRSFSSAIVYSRKLSKGKVDLMVLFMMDNHCDLFKTPVSLHKMVCDKLKNIVNGKDPDGITGSTYTTRLSPKAYSENTQKTTKEELLSLLRTVHENDKLSTKEKRRLLGQFYKAHPEIFVQYFGNRLSSINMVLQ